cgaaggcagcactccttgcgaaggcaggacaccttgcgaaggcagcactctgagcaaaagcagcactccatgcgaaggctgcactctgtgcgaaggcagcacttcatgCAAAGGCAGCaacctgtgcgaaggcagcactatgtgcataggcaccactccttgcgaaggaagcactccttgcgaaggcagcactccttgcgaagggagcactccttgcgaaggcagcactccttgcgaagccagcactccttggaaggcagcactccttgcaaaggcagtactccctgcgaaagcagaactacttgcgaaggcattactctttgcgaaggcagcactccctgcgaaggcagccctctttgcgaaggcagccctccttgcgaaggcagcactcctagcgaaggcagcactccttgcgatggcagcactccttgcaaaggcagcactccttgcgaaggcagcacaacttgcgaaggcagcactccttgcggatgcagcactccctgcgaaggcagcactccttgcgaaggcaccactccttgcgaaggcagcactccctgcaaaggcagcactccctgcgaaggcagaccTCCTTGCGAAaaacagcactcctagcgaaggcagcactccttgcgaaggtagctctccttagaagggcagcactcctagcgaaggcagcactccttgcgaaggcagcactccttgcgaaggcaccaccacttgtgaaggcagccctccttgcgaaggcagcactcctagcgaaggcagcactccttgcgatggcagcgctccttgcaaaggcagcactccttgcgaaggcagcactccttgcgaaggcagcactccttgcgaaggcagcactctttgcgaaggcaccaccccatgcgaaggcagcactccctgcaaaggcagccctcattgcgaaggcagcactccttgcgaaggcagcactccttgcgaaggcagcactccttgcgaaggcagcactccttgcgaaggcagcactcattggaaggcagcactcgttcaaaggcagtactccctgagaaggcagcactacttgcgaaggcattaccccttgcgaaggcagccctcctctcgaaggcagccctccttgcgaagacagcactcctagcaaaggcagcactccttgtgaaggcagcactccttgcgaaggcagtactccttgtgaaggcagtactccttgcgaaagcagcactccttgcggaggcagcactccttgtgaatgcagcactccttgcgaaggcaacactccttgcgaaggcaccaccccttgcgaaggcagcactccctgcgaaggcattaccccttgtgaaggcagcactccctgcgaaggcagccctccttgtgaaggcagtcctccttgtgagggcagcactcctagcgaaggcagccctcattgcgaaggcagcacttcttgcgaagacagcactctttgcgaagggagcacaccttgcgaaggcagcactccttggaaggcagcactccttgcaaaggcagtactccctgagaaggcagcactacttgcgaatgcattacccctttcgaaggcagcactccctgcgaaggcagcactccctgcgaagtcagccctccttgcgaaagcagctctcccagcgatggcagcactccttgtgaagccagctctccttagaagggcagcactccttgcgaagacaccttcccttgcgaaggcagcactccctgcaatggCAGCCCTcattgagaaggcagcactccttgcgaaggcagcactccttgcgaaggcagcactccttcgaaggcagcactcattgggaggcagcactcgttgcaaaggcagtactccctgagaaggcagcactacttgcgaatgcattacccctttcgaaggcagcactccctgcgaaggcagccctcctctggaaggcagcactccttgcgatgacaacactcctagcgaaggcagcactccttgcgaaagcagcactcctttcgaagacagtactccttgcaaaggcagcactccttttgaagacaccctgcgaatgcagatctctgtgcaaaggcagcactccgtgggtaGGCAGCACtaagtgcgaaggctgcactccgtacgaaggcagcactccttgcaaaggcagcactgcctGCAAAGGCAGCAGTCCCTGCGAAGCCAGCCCTCCTTGcaaagcagcactcctagtgatggcagcactccttgcgaaggcatatatccttacgaaggcagcactccttgcagaggcagcactccttgcgaaggcaccaacccttgcgaagccagcactcgctgcaaaggcagccctcattgcgaaggcagcactccttgcgaagggagcactccttgcgaaggcagcactccttgcgaaggcagccctctttgtgaacgcagcactccttgcgaaggcaacaccccttgcaaaggcagcactccctgcaaaggcagcactccttgcgaaggcaccaccccatgctaaggcagcactccctgtgaaggcagcacttattgcgaaggcagcacactgtgcgtaggctgcactccgtgtgaaggcagctatctgtgcgaaggctgcactccgtgcgaagttagcactccttgcgaaggcagcactccctgcgaaggcagcactccttgcgatgtcagcactccttgcgaaggcagcactccctgcataggcagcactccctgcgaaggcagccctccttgcgaaggcagcactctgtcaaaggaagcactctgtgtgaaggcagcactatgtgcgaaggctgcactccgtgcgaaagaagacctccttgcgaaggcagcactccttgcaaaggcagctctccttgtgaaggcagctctccttgcgaaggcagctctccctgcgtaggcagcactccccgcgaaggcagcactcctagcaaaggcagcactcctagcgaaggcaacagtccatgcaaaggcagcactccttgcggaggcagcactctgtgcaaaggcagtactccctgcaaaggcagcactctgtgcaaaggcagcactccttgtgaaggcagcactccttgcgaaggcagcactccttgcgaaggcagcactccttgcaaaggcagcactccttgcaaaggcagcacttcttgcaaaggcagcactcctggcaagGGAAAACTCCTtacgaagacagcactccctacaaaggcagcccccgttgcgaaggcagcactccttgcgaaggcagcactccttgcgaaggcagcactccttgcaaaggcagcactcattggaaggcagcactcattgcaaaggcagtactccctctttgcgaaggcagcccctccttgcgaaggcagcactcccagcgaaggcagcactccttgcgatggcagcgctccttggaaaggcagcactccttgcgaaggcagcacacattgcgaaggcagcactcgttgcagatgcagcactccctgcgaaggcagcactccttgccaagacaccattccttgcgaaggcagtactccctgcaaaggcagcactctctgcgaaggcagccctccttgcgaaagcagcacactccttgggaaggcagcactcattggaaggcagcactcgttgcaaaggcagtactgcctgagaaggcagcactacttgcgaaggcattaccccttgcgaaggcagcactccctgcgaaggcagccctcctctcgaaggcagccctccttgcgaagacatcactcctagtgaaggcagtactccctgcgaaggcagccctccttgcgaaggcagccctctttgcgagggcaacactcctagcgaaggcagcactccttgcgaaggcagccctccttgtgaaggcagtactccttgcaaaggcagcactccttgcgaaggcatcaccccttgcggaggcaccactcattctgaacgcagcactccttgcgaaggcaacactgctatcgaaggcagcactccttgcgaaggcagcactccttgcgaaggcagtactcctcgcaaaggcagcacaccttgcgaaggtagcactccttgcgagggctgcactgtgtacgaatgcaacactcctagcgaaggcagcactctgtcccaacgcagcactccttgggaaggcagtactccttgcgaaggcagcactccttgcgaaggcagcactccctgcgtaggcagcactccttgcgaaggcagcactccttgcgaaggcagcactccttgcgaaggcagcactccttgtgaaggcagcactcctagcgaaggcaacagtccttgcgatggcagcgctccttgcaaaggcagcactccttgcaaaggcagcactctttgcgaaggcagcactccttgcggatgcagcactccctgcgaaggcagcactccttgcgaaggcaccactccttgcaaaggcagcacttcctgcaaaggcagcactccctgcgaagtcagccctccttgcgaaagcagcactcctagcgatggcagcactccttgcgaagccagctctccttagaagggcagcattcctagcgaaggcagcactccttgcgaaagcagcactccttgcaaaggcagcactgcttgcaaaggcaccagcccttgcgaaggcagcactccctgcaaaggcagccctcattgtgaagggagcactccttgcgaaggcagcactccttgcgaaggcagcactccttgcgaaggcagcactccttgtgatggcagcactctttgggaggcagcactcgttgcaaaggcagtactccctgagaaggcagcactaattgaaaatgcattaccccttgcgaaggcagcactccctgcgaaggcagccctcctctcgaagacagccctccttgcgaagacaacactcctagcgaaggcagcactccttgcgaaggcagcactcctttcgaaggcagtactccttgcgaaggcagtactccttttgaaggcagcactcctaccgaaggcaccacaccctgcgaatgcagatctctgtgcaaaggcagcactccgtgggaaggcagcactacgtgcgaaggctgcactccttgcgaaggcagcactccttgcgaaggcagcactccttgtgaaggcaacattccttgtgaaggcagctctccttgcgaaggcagcactccctgcgtagatagctctccctgcgaaggcagcactcctagcgaaggcagcactcctagcaaaggcagcactcctagcgaaggcagcactccttgcgaaggcagcaatccttgcaaaggcagcactctttgcggaggcagcactctgtgcaaaggcagcactccctgcaaaggcagcactctgtgcaaaggcagcactccttgcgaaggcagcactccttgcgaaggcatttctccttgcgaaggcagcactccttgataAGGCAGCAGtcctggcgaaggcaaaaccccttatgaagacagcactccctacaaaggcagccctcgttgcgaaggcagcactccttgcgaaggcagcacaccttgcgaaggcagcactccttgcaaaggcagcactcattggaaggcagcactcgttgcaaaggcagtactccctctttgcgaagcagccctccttgcgaaggcagcactcctagcgaaggcagcactccttgcgatggcagcgctccttgcaaaggcagcactcctcgcgaaggcagcacaccttgcgaaggcagcactccttgcggatgcagcactccctgcgaaggcagcactccttgcgaaagcagcactccttgcgaaggcagcactcattggaaggcagcactcgttgcaaaggcagtactccctgagaaggcagcactacttgcgaaggcattaccccttgcgaaggcagcactccctgcgaaggcagccctcctctcgaaggcagccctccttgcgaaggcagcactcattgcgaaggcagcactccttgcgaaggcagtactccttgcaaaggcagcactccttgcgaaggcagcaccccttgcggaggcaccactccttctgaacgaggcactccttgcgaaggcaacactgctagcgaaggcagctctccttgcgaaggcagcactccttgcgaaggcagtactccttgcaaaggcagcacaccttgcgaaggcagcactccttgcgaaggctgcactatgtacgaaggcaacacccctagcgaaggcagcactctgtcccaaggcagcagTTTAtgggaaggcagcaccccttgcgaaggcagcactccttgcgaaggcagcactccttgcgaaggcagcactccttgcgaaggcagcactccttgtgaagacagcattccttgcgaaggcagcactcctagcgaaggcagccctcattgcgaaggcagcactccttgcgaaggcagcactctttgcgaagggagcactacttgcgaaggcagcactccttggaaggcagcactccttgcaaaggcagtactccctgcgaaagcagaactacttgcgaaggtattaccccttgcgaaggcagcactccctgcgaaggcagccctctttgcgaaggcagccctccttgcggaggcagcactcctagcgaaggcaacagtccttgcgatggctgcgctccttgcaaaggcagcactccttgcgatggcagcactgcttgcgaaggcaccactccttgcgaaggcagcactccctgcaaaggcagccctcattgcgaaggcagcactcctagtgaatgcagcactccttgcgaaggcagcactccttgcgaaggcagcactcccagcgtaggcagcactccctgcgaaggcagcactcctagcgaaggcagcactcctaccgaaggcagcactccttgcgaaggcagcaatccttgcaaaggcagcacttcttgcgaaggcaacagtccatgcaaaggcagcagtccttacggaggcagcactctgtgcaaaggcagcgctctttgcaaaggcagcactctgtgcaaaggcagcactcctttcgaaggcagcactctttgcgaaggcagccctccttgcgaaggcagcactctgtcaaaggaagcactccgtgtgaaggcaccactatgtgcgaaggctgcactctgtgcgaaggcagcactccttgcgaaggcagcagtccttgcgaaggcagcactccttgcgaaggcagcactccttgcgaaggcagcactccctgcgtaggcagcactccctgcgtaggcagcattccctgcgaaggcagccctccttgcgaaggcagcactctgtcaaaggaagcactctgtgtgaatgcagcactatgtgcgaagggtgcacaccgtgcgaaagcagcactccttgcgaaggcagaactccttgcgaaggcagcacgccttgcgaaggcagcagtccttgtgaaggcagctttccttgcgaaggcagcactccctgcgtaggcagctctccctgcgaaggcagcactcccagcaaaggcagcactcctagcgatggcagcactccttgcgaaggcagcaatccttgaaaacgcagcaatccttgcaaaggcagcaatccttgcaaaggcagcactccttgcgaaggcaacagtacatacaaaggcagcacttcttgcgaaggctgcaatccttgcaaacgcagcaatccttgcaaaggcagcactctgtgcaaaggcagcactccctgcaaaggcagcactctgtgcaaaggcagcactccttgcgaaggcagcactccttgcgaaggcagcactccttgcgaaggctccactccttgcgaaggcagcactctgagcaaaagcagcactccatttgaaggctgcactccgtgc
The sequence above is a segment of the Schistocerca cancellata isolate TAMUIC-IGC-003103 unplaced genomic scaffold, iqSchCanc2.1 HiC_scaffold_1150, whole genome shotgun sequence genome. Coding sequences within it:
- the LOC126160005 gene encoding uncharacterized protein LOC126160005, with amino-acid sequence MSAAFARSAAFARCAAFARSAAFATRAAFVGSAVFIRGFAFARTAALSRSAAFARRNAFARSAAFARSAAFAQSAAFAGSAAFAQSAASAKSAAFARIAAFARSAAFARSAAFARSAAFARSAAFAGRAIYAGSAAFARRAAFTRNVAFTRSAAFARSAAFARSAAFARSAAFPRSAAFAQRSAFAGCGAFGRSAAFKRSTAFARSTAFERSAAFARSAAFARSVVFARRAVFERRAAFAGSAAFARGNAFSISAAFSGSTAFATSAASQRVLPSQGVLPSQGVLPSQGVLPSQGVLPSQ
- the LOC126160004 gene encoding trophinin-like gives rise to the protein MRAAFAGSAAFARAGAFASSAAFARSAAFARSAAFARNAALLRRAGFARSAAIARSAAFARRADFAGSAAFAGSAAFARSGAFARSAAFAGSAASARSAAFAKSAAFARSAAFARSAAIARTVAFARSAAFTRSAAFARSAAFARSAAFARSAAYAGSAAFARSAAFARSTAFPRSAALGQSAAFARSVAFVHSAALARSATFARCAAFARSTAFARSAAFARSAAFDSSVAFARSAAFRMSGASARGDAFARSAAFARSTAFTRRAAFARSAAFARSVALAKRAAFARRAAFAGSTAFTRSDVFARRAAFERRAAFAGSAAFARGNAFASSAAFSGSTAFATSAAFQ